In a genomic window of Mercenaria mercenaria strain notata chromosome 19, MADL_Memer_1, whole genome shotgun sequence:
- the LOC123541918 gene encoding alpha-mannosidase 2x-like: protein MFEVYKELPFDDPDGGVWKQGWQVTYPSNYWNSTNILKIVVVPHSHTDPGWLMTYTEYYKKFVKSILDNMLVKLEQYPEGRFIYAEISFFHLWWDGLTAHDRGRVKRLLDEGRFEIVTGGWVMNDEANTHYFAMIDQLIEGHQWLNQTLGVTPSIGWAIDPFGHTPSMAYLLRQSGFTGMVMQRVHYAVKKYLSKSKQLEFMWRQVWDNKGSTDMLSHLMPYYNYDIPHTCGPDPSVCCEFDFARKPVGRLQCPWKYSTVRAITDANVKERSNTIVDQWKKKAILYKGNVVLVPLGDDFRYSTAAEWDRQFSNYLKLFRYINSHEDLGVKVQFGTLSDYFQIIREELTHEQKSDMTSEKDRKGLESLSGDFFTYADREDHYWSGYFTSRPFQKNLDRKMESHLRGAEILFTLASTKAGREPGTKLPLRRLMKKLITARRNLGLFQHHDGITGTAKDHVVIDYTNRLMESLEDMKVVMRESAVYLTMDDKLFYNSTVPLYDLDETMDRQKIISKPTVLNVGEEYSDPRPVMFYNSIGFESKATVSIFVNSPHVSIRDQAGRHIQSQTEPYWMGKYDISRQIYQISFEVSVSGLGIVLYTVQHVAYNDKERSTFVSIGTSDERIRQNKAGHFSFLEGRSEEYVLENLHMKAIFNGETGLLQSVLTKSDDILHKTEVEFMQYGTKTHHDVKSGAYLFLPDGPAKLLANEQQPKVYILRGPVRSQVHVRSENLIHIVSLYNTTGIESCCVDIQNVVDIRAEHNFELALRITTDTKNINRTFYTDLNGFQIQRRRTYDKLPIQGNVYPMATMAFIQDNHHRHSILTANSLGFSSLEQGIMEVMLDRRLNQDDNRGLFQGVTDNKATSSRFRLLIENCASKQCDSEKITAFPSGMAQQASLDLIHPVFVMPASSTYLGKYPKQSNVSPLTKNLPCDTHLLNLRTMQQNYDGDEYDNENQEQISSTTTTLILHRTGLDCTFKNPSENCEYIGDMFIGWEMPQILPPPRRPEQVVALT, encoded by the exons ATGTTCGAAGTATACAAAGAACTTCCATTTGACGATCCTGACGGCGGAGTATGGAAACAGGGCTGGCAAGTTACGTATCCTAGCAACTATTGGAACtctacaaatattttgaaaattgttgttGTTCCGCATTCACATACGGACCCAg gTTGGTTGATGACATATACAGAGTATTATAAGAAATTTGTGAAGAGTATTTTGGACAACATGTTAGTGAAGCTAGAGCAGTACCCGGAAGGTCGCTTTATTTACGCAGAAATATCATTTTTCCATTTGTGGTGGGATGGTCTGACTGCGCATGACAGAGGCAGAGTTAAACG GTTGTTGGATGAAGGCCGTTTTGAGATTGTCACAGGAGGATGGGTGATGAATGACGAGGCAAACACGCATTACTTTGCTATGATAGATCAGCTGATAGAAGGACATCAGTGGCTTAATCAAACACTTG GTGTGACGCCCTCTATTGGTTGGGCAATAGATCCATTCGGCCATACACCTTCAATGGCTTATCTGCTACGTCAGTCAGGGTTCACTGGTATGGTCATGCAACGAGTGCATTATGCTGTGAAGAAATATCTGTCAAAGTCGAAACAATTGGAATTCATGTGGAGGCAGGTATGGG ACAATAAAGGCAGTACAGATATGTTAAGCCATTTAATGCCGTATTACAACTATGACATCCCTCATACATGCGGGCCAGATCCTTCAGTGTGTTGTGAGTTTGACTTTGCTCGTAAACCAGTTGGTAGACTACAATGTCCGTGGAAATATTCAACGGTTCGAGCAATTACGGATGCAAACGTTAAGGAAAG atCTAATACTATTGTTGACCAATGGAAGAAAAAGGCGATTTTATataaaggcaatgttgttcttgtTCCTCTTGGAGACGACTTTCGATATTCAACCGCAGCTGAATGGGACCGCCAGTTTTCGAACTATTTAAAGTTATTTAGATATATCAACAGTCATGAAGATTTAGGTGTAAAG GTACAATTTGGTACATTATcagattattttcaaatcataCGGGAGGAGTTAACTCACGAACAAAAGAGTGATATGACATCTGAAAAAGATAGGAAGGGATTGGAGTCACTGAGTGGCGATTTCTTTACCTATGCGGATAGAGAAGATCACTATTGGAGTGGGTACTTCACATCAAGACCGTTTCAGAAGAATCTAGACAGAAAAATGGAAAGCCATTTAAG AGGTGCAGAAATTCTGTTCACCTTGGCATCTACGAAAGCAGGACGTGAACCAGGTACAAAGCTTCCATTGCGGAGATTGATGAAGAAACTGATTACAGCAAGGCGAAATTTGGGCTTATTTCAACATCATGATGGCATCACAGGAACAGCTAAAGACCATGTTGTAATCGATTATACAAACAG ACTTATGGAGTCGTTGGAAGATATGAAAGTTGTAATGAGAGAATCTGCCGTCTACTTGACAATGGATGATAAACTGTTCTACAACTCTACCGTTCCACTGTATGACTTG GATGAAACAATGGACAGACAAAAAATCATATCGAAACCAACCGTGCTCAATGTTGGCGAGGAATATAGCGATCCAAG gcCTGTCATGTTTTACAACTCCATCGGATTTGAGAGCAAGGCGACGGTGTCCATTTTTGTAAACAGTCCACATGTTTCAATACGAGATCAGGCCGGGCGGCACATACAGTCTCAAACGGAGCCGTACTGGATGGGAAAATATGACATATCAAGACAAATCTACCAG ATTTCATTTGAAGTGAGTGTCAGTGGTCTCGGGATTGTTTTATATACAGTACAGCACGTTGCTTACAATGATAAAGAAAGATCAACATTTGTTTCTATAGGAACATCTGATGAAAGAATTCGACAGAACAAGGC AGGTCATTTTTCATTTCTGGAAGGCAGAAGTGAAGAGTACGTGTTGGAAAATCTTCACATGAAAGCAATATTTAATGGCGAAACAGGTCTTTTACAG tcaGTTTTAACAAAAAGTGACGATATCTTGCACAAGACGGAAGTAGAATTTATGCAGTATGGAACTAAAACCCACCATGATGTCAAAAGTGGAGCCTATCTTTTCCTTCCAGATGGGCCGGCCAAG TTATTGGCTAATGAGCAACAACCCAAAGTCTACATTTTACGTGGGCCAGTTAGATCACAGGTGCACGTACGCTCGGAAAACTTGATACATATCGTGAGTCTTTATAATACAACAG GAATAGAAAGCTGTTGTGTAGATATACAAAACGTTGTGGACATTCGTGCAGAACATAATTTTGAGCTTGCGCTCAGGATAACAACAGATACAAAGAACATTAACAGAACCTTCTATACTGACCTTAATGGATTCCAG ATACAGAGGCGGAGAACATACGACAAATTACCAATACAAGGAAATGTTTATCCTATGGCAACCATGGCTTTTATACAAGACAATCATCACAGACATTCCATTTTGACCGCTAACTCTTTAGGATTCTCAAGTCTTGAACAAG GAATTATGGAAGTGATGCTGGATAGACGGTTAAACCAAGACGACAACAGAGGTCTTTTCCAAG GTGTAACAGACAACAAAGCCACGTCCAGTAGGTTCAGACTTCTCATTGAAAATTGTGCATCAAAACAGTGC GATAGTGAGAAAATAACGGCATTTCCATCCGGCATGGCACAACAGGCTTCGCTTGACTTGATACACCCGGTGTTTGTAATGCCCGCCAGTTCAACATACTTGGGAAAATATCCAAAACAGTCGAACGTGTCGCCACTTACGAAGAACTTACCATGTGATACACATCTGCTGAATTTGCGAACGATGCAGCAAAATTACGAcggtgatgaatatgataatgaAAATCAGGAACAAATATCAAGCACAACAACAACTCTTATACTACACAGAACTGGGCTAGACTGCACATTTAAAAACCCCAGTGAAAATTGTGAATACATTGGTGACATG TTTATAGGTTGGGAGATGCCTCAGATTCTTCCTCCACCCCGAAGGCCTGAACAGGTCGTCGCATTGACTTGA